Proteins found in one Litorihabitans aurantiacus genomic segment:
- a CDS encoding Lrp/AsnC family transcriptional regulator, with protein MITAIALVDADVARIPEVCEEVAAIDGVTEVYSVTGDTDLVAMVRVRRHEDLAEVIADRIGKVPGVVGTRTYIAFRTYSEHDLAQAFSIGAED; from the coding sequence ATGATCACCGCCATCGCCCTCGTCGACGCCGACGTCGCCCGCATCCCCGAGGTCTGCGAGGAGGTCGCGGCGATCGACGGCGTCACGGAGGTCTACTCCGTGACCGGCGACACCGACCTGGTCGCGATGGTCCGCGTCCGTCGCCACGAGGACCTCGCCGAGGTCATCGCCGACCGGATCGGCAAGGTGCCCGGCGTCGTCGGCACCCGCACGTACATCGCGTTCCGCACGTACTCCGAGCACGACCTCGCCCAGGCGTTCTCGATCGGCGCCGAGGACTGA